Genomic window (Spirochaetota bacterium):
GAAACGCCGTCATGGAAATGTTTCACATCCTTCATGTCCGCTTTGAGCGCGCGCTCGAAATCGTCGAGGAAATCGAGCATCTGGACGATAAGGCGCTTGTTCGCATATTTCAGGAATTCGGATTTTTCCTTTTCGAAACGCTTACGCATATTTTCCGCTTCCGCGCGGGAGCGCTTGGCGATATCCTCATAATCGCGGAGCCTGGACTCCATCTCTTCGATCTCCTGCTTTGCGACCATGAGATCCACGATGGGGTCTTCCTTGGCTTTTGCAGGATCTTCTTTTTCTTCTTTTATTTTATCGTCCATGGTTAAAACACTCCGGTATTTCAAGCAAAAGACATGCCAATGGCAGGTTACTTGTATCGTTATGGATGCATGAATCCCTGTTTTTTTGAGGGAATTATGGCTTGTAACGGTGCTATCGGACGTAATATCGTACGAGCGCCGGTGCTATCCCCGCACAACTGTTTCGGAATGATACATTTTTCTCTACGGGCGTATCCATCAATTGAATATCAATACACGGGGGTATATCGTCAGAATTCAGCGGGACAAGCGACGCGGTAGACGCATTTCCTGCACGAGTTTTCATCGGGACGGAACCGTACCATCCCTGCGGATAGGTCTGCTATCGCCGGCAGCACCGCAGCATAGATATTCATTTCCTCGGTATCCTTGCGGAAGAAAGAGCGCATTATCTCTTTGTCCGTGAACGGCGTATACGCCTTATCCGCAAGGGCGGATTCAGAGTACGCGTAATAGCCGCACTCGATCTGCACATCGCCCTTCTCACAGGCATCATAAAGCGAAAGCATATCGATCGCATACGCGAGGTAGAGGAATGGCTGCAGTACCCGGTATGAGCGCACATCGTCCTTTTTCATGACCGTTGCGGATGATTTATAATCGATGACGCGGATACCGGTGATGCGTCCGTCCCGCTGCATGATATCGATCCTGTCTATTCTTCCTTTTATGGAAATATGCCTGAGGGGATGATGTTCGAATGTGTGTTCGATATACTCGGGGACAAAACCGCTTTTCTCAGCAAGCGCTATCTCATGGTCGATGAACCTTTTCGCGATACGATGCGCTTCACTGCGGGCATATCCTTCCTCATGCGCGAGACCGGCATGTATCGTGACCGTGTCGATGACTTCGGCGATAAGGCTTCGGTAGTCATCGCGATGCGTACGCGTGAGCGCACAGGAGCCATAGCGTTCACGCACTGTTCCATAGAATCGCTCGAAGATGCGGTGAAAATACGCCCCGCGATCGGCATGCTCGATGCCGCCGAGCGGTATCCGCATTTCATCCATGCGATAGAGCCGCCTGGCTATGAATTCCCCCGGACAGCGGGCTATCGATTCGAGGTCGGTGACGCTTATATCCCCTGCGATGTACGATCTGAACCATTGCATGGCAGGTGCCGAGAGCGCTTCCATATACTTTTCGCTCAGAGTACGCATGCGCATTGCAAGGAGCCGGGCATTGTCGCGTTCGAACGCATCATCGATATATGATCCTGTCGCCCGTGTCGCCTCTTCGATGGATGCGCCTTGAGCGATCGCGTTCTCCGCATCTATTCTCGTACGCGCTTCTACAAGGGTCGGTACATAGCGTGCACGGGAATGGACCGACACCGCGGGGGTGAACGTTTCACGCGCACGCGTTTCCCAGGATGCATCAGCGAGTGCGGGCTCAAAGGCGTGCATGACAGCGTCCATGTACGGATGCGGCAGCACCTCATTCCCGCGTTCATCGCGCGCGGTGAGAGAACAGGTGATGCCGCCGGCGGGTGCGAGTGCGAGCACAACAGAACAGAAGAGCAGCAATTCCTCATTGTTGGACGACGGCGAGAGCGGCATGGCCGGGTAGCGCGCGTGTATGGCCCGGCGCATATCGTCGGAAAGGAGCGCATTGTCCGAAAAGGAAAATCCCCCCTCCGTACAGCCGCCGATGATGATATGATCGAACTCTGCGCCGCGAATGTCATACGGTGTAAGGAGCCGCACACCCCCGCGTGAAGCACCCGATTCGCGGGTCAGGGCAGAGAGCGTTCTTGCCGCCGCGGTGCGAAGGTCATCGATGGAGAACTGCTCGCCGCGGTACACCGTATCACAGACGCGAAGCGTATCCAGTGCTTCGAGTACCGACGCATAGATGCCGCGCATGTCATCGCCCATCGCATCGGCGAAGCGGGAGAAGCCGAGGAATTCAGCGAGGTCGCGAAGGTGCGTTACGCCTTCGCTGAAATCCCGTGCGCGCGTGAGCGTTCGTGCACGGGCTATGGTCTCGTTCACGAAGACGCCGAATGCATGCACGGATGTGTCATCCGTGCGCAGGCGGTCGACGGATGACGCGATGAGCGATGCGCGCGCGCGTTCCGGCAGATCGAGCCCCTTCTTTCCATGCAGGAGCGCATGCGCGCGATACCGGTCGCACGATGGATGCGTTACCATGCCCGATGCGAACAACCCGGAAAGCGCATCGACATCGACGGTCGTATCCTGATCGATGATGGAGAAGAGCGTCATGAGCATACGCGCTATCGGGTGATCGCCGAGCACATCCCCCCGCCGAGAGGATACGGGCAGAGCGAGGTGGGCGAACGCATCGGTGAGCGGGCGATGGAGCGTTGCAATGTCTCCGACGACGGCGATACGGTGCGCCGGAACGCCGCGGCGGACAAGAGAATCGACCGCATGCGCAATGGTCTCGGCCTCCTGGTACGCGCCGAAGGAGTACAGGAACGAAAGGCGTGCATGTCCTTCGGGTGATGATGTGCCGCCGATGAGCGCATTGATGACCGACGATGAAAGTGCATCGACATCCGTTCCATATTCGATACGGATGCCGGGAATGAAAAGTTCTTCCGCGGAGGTCATCGTCGCGGCTGTAAGCGCTGAGAACTGTTCGCGAGATGCCGGTACATGAACGATGATGGGTATACGGCATGTATCCGCAATGATCGAGAAAAAACGGCGATAGAGCTCGTTGAACGAAAGGAAGCCGCGGCATGCAATGTGCGTGATGCCGGCGAGCGGTGCGGGTCTTCCTGCGGCGAGCTTCGTGAAGAAGATGCGCACATCGGAAACGGCATCGATGAGGCCGCGCTCGGCGAGAAGTCGTTCATACCGTCCGAATATATCGGCGAAGGCGTCGGCATGGCCGCCGGGAACGGACATCATCTCGCGGGCCTCGCCGTAACGGGCGAGCGTTTCGTAGAGGGCGAACGCTTCGCGCGCAAAGCTCTGCGAGCGCATGAGCGGTGCAAGGGCGGAGCCTTGAACGGCATGCTCATCGGCTGCGAATTGCATGACGAGTTGAGCCGCCTCTCCCGTGAGCACCGTCCGTGCGGGCATTATCGCATCGTATACCGAGCGGTAGAAGTGGTATACGTCATCGATGCGCGACGTGGCTATGACGGAAATGCCGTCGCGTAACGATCTGCTGATGTGTTCTTCACGGGCGTAGGAGCGGGGGAAGAGTATGAGCGTGCCGGGGTCACTCACGCGGGATGTGTTCCTCGA
Coding sequences:
- a CDS encoding PD-(D/E)XK nuclease family protein; translated protein: MSDPGTLILFPRSYAREEHISRSLRDGISVIATSRIDDVYHFYRSVYDAIMPARTVLTGEAAQLVMQFAADEHAVQGSALAPLMRSQSFAREAFALYETLARYGEAREMMSVPGGHADAFADIFGRYERLLAERGLIDAVSDVRIFFTKLAAGRPAPLAGITHIACRGFLSFNELYRRFFSIIADTCRIPIIVHVPASREQFSALTAATMTSAEELFIPGIRIEYGTDVDALSSSVINALIGGTSSPEGHARLSFLYSFGAYQEAETIAHAVDSLVRRGVPAHRIAVVGDIATLHRPLTDAFAHLALPVSSRRGDVLGDHPIARMLMTLFSIIDQDTTVDVDALSGLFASGMVTHPSCDRYRAHALLHGKKGLDLPERARASLIASSVDRLRTDDTSVHAFGVFVNETIARARTLTRARDFSEGVTHLRDLAEFLGFSRFADAMGDDMRGIYASVLEALDTLRVCDTVYRGEQFSIDDLRTAAARTLSALTRESGASRGGVRLLTPYDIRGAEFDHIIIGGCTEGGFSFSDNALLSDDMRRAIHARYPAMPLSPSSNNEELLLFCSVVLALAPAGGITCSLTARDERGNEVLPHPYMDAVMHAFEPALADASWETRARETFTPAVSVHSRARYVPTLVEARTRIDAENAIAQGASIEEATRATGSYIDDAFERDNARLLAMRMRTLSEKYMEALSAPAMQWFRSYIAGDISVTDLESIARCPGEFIARRLYRMDEMRIPLGGIEHADRGAYFHRIFERFYGTVRERYGSCALTRTHRDDYRSLIAEVIDTVTIHAGLAHEEGYARSEAHRIAKRFIDHEIALAEKSGFVPEYIEHTFEHHPLRHISIKGRIDRIDIMQRDGRITGIRVIDYKSSATVMKKDDVRSYRVLQPFLYLAYAIDMLSLYDACEKGDVQIECGYYAYSESALADKAYTPFTDKEIMRSFFRKDTEEMNIYAAVLPAIADLSAGMVRFRPDENSCRKCVYRVACPAEF